The following is a genomic window from Manihot esculenta cultivar AM560-2 chromosome 9, M.esculenta_v8, whole genome shotgun sequence.
cagttgccaagctcgcatctgttcgattgtttatttccttagcagctacacatgattgacctttgcatcaactggatattaaaaatgcttttcttcatggtgatcttcaggaggaggtttatattgaacAACCACCTGATTTTGTTGCTCAGGAGGAGTCAggcaaggtttgtagacttcaaaaatccctttatggcttgaaacagagtcttcgggcatggtttggcaggtttagtgaggtggtctaacagtttggaatgaaaatGAGTAAATGTGATCACTCagtattttatagaaattctgatagtagagtaattctgcttgtagtatatgtggatgatatcattatcacaggaagtgacattgctggcatcacatccctaaaagaatttctaaaaatacagtttCATACAAATGATTTAGactccttgaaatatttcttgggaatcgatGTTATgtggtgtaagaaaggcatcttcttatttcaaagaaaatatgttcttgagtTGTTGGTAGAAACatgaaaattgggtgctaaacCTTGTAGTaccccaatgacccctaaccttcagcttaacacagaagacagtgagccattgcagatcctgaaaggtatagaagattagtcgaaaaactgaattatttgacggtgactcgtcctgatattgcatattcagtgagtgtaataagtcagtttatgtcctctcctactgttacccagtgggatgctctgggcagattctttgttaccttaaagggaCCCCAGGGCAAGGCCTATTCTATTGTAACCATAAGTACTCAAATAATTATGCTTTTCTGATACTGATTGGCAGGCTCgaaggttgataggaggtcaactactggATATTGTATTTTTGTGGAAGGTAATCtagtctcatggaaaagtaaaaagcaaaatgtggtctctcATTTTAGTACttaatctgaatatcgagctatAGCACAAGCCGCTTGTGAAGTCTTATGGTACGTCAActattggaagaagttgggttcacaaattcggtgcctgctaagttgtggaatgataatcaagcagctatccacattgcctccaatccaatATTTCAtaagaggactaaacacatcgagattgattgtcattttattcgtgaaaacgtccaacaaaagataatatcaataggacatatccgaactggagaacaactaggagatatcttcactaaaactctaaatgggactcgagttgattatatatgtaacaagttgggttTGAAGGGAAGTgtatagattataggaagtaaatatgttaatatagaaagtaaatattgatagatgagtcagttgcttaataattgtataatcatagacttaatttttctttatgttTAGATATAATCTCTCATATATAAATAAGTTGTAATTTCTATTGtaaaatacaacaaatattaatATCACTCACTTTTTATATCTTGAAAATAAGGTGAGACTAAACAAACTAGTCTGGTAATTAGTGTTTAACttgttttaatttctttatttctatcaaataataatagtaataatagcCACATTAAAATATAATGATTAAAATTGTGAATAATCTCCTGTCTCATTGTTCTATCTCAAATCTAACCATTATCCTAagaattatttattgataaaattgttGGGTTTTAATCAAATTGAACGCAGcgaaatgaaatataaaaataaaaattttcacaaATATGGATCACGTTTACATGAAGAAAGcaatactattttaaaaaaaaataaataccttttatttttcttgcagCAAAACACGAAATCGTTCACTTTAGTTAAGTTATCATAAACCATCAACCGTTCAAGTGTTCTGTCTCTAATGATATCTACACAGAATGGTAGTAAAAAAATCTTAGAATAGTTTTAGGGGATTGAGAAGGAGAGAGCTTTTGAATACTAGCTCTCTACATTTTCTATAAACTCTAGAGACTCTTAAAAAGAGGTTTCTATAAAAAGTGGACAAAAGTGCTCATAACATGCTCTTTTATATTTAAACCTTAGGATTTTAGTGTAacagtatttatttatttatttaactaattaaataaataattataattatagctcagaattttaataaataagccatataaatcttaaataattttaattaagtttttatttaattaattaaattataattataattatttcaaattacaattttatcctAATGTCAATCTATATGCAAtgaaatcttatttaatttaacttcTCTATATTTTCTCGTATGATTTTTTATGTGTGTGAttcattaagttttaaatatattgacaacaaatataattaactaattaattaatttaaaagtcaaAAATATTGTCTAACAGTATGTCAAAACTATCCAAATATTCAGAATATCAAAAGTGGTTTGACTTAACCTTTCAATGCATAGTTTGCaatgttaaatcatattagttctTATTTATTAGCCATTGATCTATTGcatgaaatttcaaatctcatttacatgaaatttcaaatctcatttACTAATTTCTTTTCACCTTGCGTAAGAATTTCATGATTAATACCAGTATAGAACAAATGAGATATTTCTTAATTTAACTTAGGGTGATGAATCTTATCTCAATTTAATAGATACCTTCATACATTTACTAATATATCTCATTCATCCCCGTCTATTACTCATAAACCAAACAACGTGTAAGatgaatcaaaacataaaaatttccatataaaattatttattgatttcaagttaaATAATTACCTACACAACCATCACTGAAATAATCCATAAACACAAGTTATTTTTCATATGTATTTCTCAGGCGGGTCGATTCACTgcatttattcataaaataagtaCATACATATTAGTTTTAGATATCTCACATATCTCAACGTATAAGATCAGTTACTTTCTCTAAAAGTAAAAAACATAATATATACTAGTCTCAACAgctctaattattatttaatcatgaTAAAAATATCGATCAAGAATATTTACAGATATTACTTAAATCCAATAaaaatctcacaattataatcatattataattttctttacataataatataatctcgtgcactttatcttttaaatttgattttatttaaaataatgttaaaattttcaaaattacacACAAAAATCATCCCACGAGAATGTTTGAATATAATCTCATATATACTTATGAATTAGTAATTCAACAatattctaaattaaaaaaaaatctctaacattatgttattttatattttaatttaaatattaaaaaaattgactaaacatttatatttaatgtaattttttaattaatttttcaaattaaaactaatgataaataatttaattattaaatatataatctatACTTTcaatcataataaattttattttacagtaataattataaaaattttataataaatatattatttaatttaaaataataatatatataaaataataaaaaatatacatctattataaaattttattaattataattacaaaataaaatctatataCATTTGGAGGTGtggattatatatttaatagttatattattattatttttagaattaaatatattaattaatggatttaatattatttatttgtgaaattagtttatatttaaaaataataaaatattacatataatttGTCCAccgaatttttatattttaatttttaaaattttataaaaaaattaaacttaaatataaatattaaactaatttatttaaaatttaaatatttaaattaaaaaggtttttcaattaattatatataaaaaaggtaGCAGGCACATTGTCGGACTCCTCCAAGGCTATAAACCACAGTCAACGCTAAATTCTCATGTTTTTATACCCGCCACCAGCTGCCGCTGCCGgtttggcaaaaaaaaaagaccAGCCAGCGACCAGGTTATTATGGGCAATTTGCtcacttttaatttaattaaattacccTTTCTCTcacttaattatttaaatattaataattctaTCGCTATTAATCAATTAGAGAAAATAGATAATTAAGACAATGAAAAGTGAAGTATaagacattttaaaaattataaaattaattattatgtttAATATAGATATcagagaaaaattaattaacactctctattttttaaaaaataacagttaattttggataaattaaattttaaaagtgatAGATAAAAGTGAACTGAGGAAtttatgatataataaaattataataagttttattataaaatacgataaactaattataaactataatttcttaattttattctaaaaaaatctttattttaatttgttaagcatataaaaaaaaatatagatagtAAGAATTTTCGGTCCGTAATTAAAGTAAAAGGAAAAGCAGGAAACTGTAATTCGACATCAAGGCTTCAAGAGAGATAAACGACATCGTTTGAAACAGTTTCCTTCGTCCTTTGCATGCAGAAATTACAGCAGGCGAATAAAAAGGACAAATGAAGCATTAAACAAACAAACAGGGAAAAATCTGGACCTCTTTCCTTCTTTTGGGTTTTCCCTGTTCCAGTCCTCCATAAAAATAAATCTagggttttttcttttttcaatttcaattcgaATTTGGATActgcttcttcttttgcttcttcttcgtCGTCGCCTATTTCAACAAGGTAATGTGTGTATCATATGCCAGCTTTTCTTTATGGTtgttcctcttttttttttttttttttttttttttttttaaaaaaatcagtgTTTATTGATATAAATCCAAGTGTCATCGTAATTCAATTGAGGTTCCTTTTCATAAATCAGAAATTTCTCCTCTTGTATTCTCGTGAAATCGAGCCACGAAAGGAAAAAGGGAAGAGAATTAGGTACGCCTTTGAATATGATAATTTTCGCTGCTTCAATTGATtgccaattttaatttaattcaattgtcAGTTTTTAAGTGCAGCCCGTAGGAACTTTCATTTAGAAACTCATGTTGTTTTTTCGATAAGCACGCTTTATTGATCCAAAGTCGCAAACCAAACCAGATGCCCCTGAATTCAGAAACAtgatacaaaaataaaattagcacAAAGGCTAAAAAGGATACTTGATTACAAATGCTACAAACTAACAAAAAGCgtgatttataataaaaataattaatttctcaaCTCTTATCTATTATGAAACAAAACTTCTTGATTTTTGAAATATTCTTCTTCTAATTGGTTTTATTTGTAGGCATCGAAGGAAAACTGATAGTTATTTTTTGTGGGCATCAGAGAATAAATTTTACAAGAATATGCTGTTTTTtaaccccttttttttttttttccacaagTGACTTTAGCTTTCCAAGCTAACTTTAAAAACTGATTTGGAAATCTTTGCCTTTCAATGCTTTAGCAGCCCATGTGAACTTTTTATTCCAGTCTTCAACAGCTTTGTGCCATTTTTTCCAATGATCAGCTCAGACAACTTGCTAGTTAAAATGGGTGATTTGAGTATCCACATGTCTATCACTGGACAAGCATTGAACAGTAGACAGATTCTCCCACTTTTGTTTGTTGTCTTTCTATCATAGGAATACGAAGACTATTGAGAAAACCTAGTGAACAGGAAAAAGAAACAATTGATTGAAAtagaaagaaacaaaataatTGTGCCACTTAAACTTTGGATCTCTGCTTAAATTTTCCAAGCAGAAGCAGGTAGAAAACTTGCTATATTTTGCAGCAGACTAGAGTTTGTCCTGCTCTCGATGATTATCAAGGAATGACTTTGGTTGTCAAATGATGAAGAGCCCGTAGCAATTTATTTATGATACTCAGTTGACATTCATGAGAAGTATCTAATGAATTATGAGCCTAGATAATCTCACAAATTGTGCCTTGAATATGAGCTAAATCGTTGTAACACACGGCATGCCAGCATCAATCATCCCTAGTAACAATAGTTGCCCCTTTAGAATGTTTAGGTATTCATGAATCACATACCATTCTTGCTCTATGAGAAAGGCCCATGTTAGTGCAAATTATTATACTACAGATGAGTATACACATCATTTCTAAACTTGTGAAAATGAATTTGATTTTCACTTAATCATCAAAATTTTTCTCCAAGTACATAATTCACTTGGTTCTGAGAGAAGCCAAAAGTTTCtgttgataaattaaatatgtcattgggtttttttttttaatttttatttttgttagaaaaGTTTTATGGATTCACGTCTGAATGCTCTGACTTTCAGTGTTCCTTTGGTACTTGTAGCTGCTCCAGATTAAACTTTTTGGTTGTCTATATAAGATATGGGACAATGCTTATGTTCTGATAAGGTAAGTGCATGTTATAGTAATGATATTACACTAAAAATGGATATTATttcctcttctctctcttttcgtaagcttcctcttcttttatttatgtgtttttattTCCTCAATACTCAGTAGTGCTACAAGAAGTTAAGATCTTAGTAATGTAGTATTCATAATAGTTTTTTGTGTTCGAGCAGTGAAACGAAACCTTAGATGGCATAATATGGAGAAAGTTTTCTTTTGTTTAAAATAATCGGCATCTTGGGATAATTTggccaaaaaaagaaaagattaatGTGGTTGAATTCAAACTAATTGTCAACTTGGACTAGAGGTGGCCAGGGTCGGTTTAGGCTGTTCAAGGTTCCATGGAGTTCCTCTTGTTTCCGGTTTGGTTTCGGTTTTGATCAAATCCCatggttattttttaaaaaaaggcaAATTTACTACTTAGTCCCTATAATATGAGGAAACTCATTGGTTAGTCTCTCGGTTTGAAAAATAaggtattaaaaaatttactaattaatcattCCATTAGTTTTAATGCCTTATTATTAATccctataatatgaaaaaatttattaattgttccctcaattttataaaaatgtctaCTATTAGGCATTAGCCCCTCAAACAGgcctattttctaaaaaatgttttataatttttttaaaaattagaaaaggtgtttatcttatctttttttaaaaaatttaaagaaaattatctaatctttagatatatttttttaatgatttactttttaaatgtgaaagttaatttttttcaaaaggtTTTTGAATTAGGAAACCATTTTTTAGTATTAACAGGTGTATGCATTTTCCAAGTTTTCCCTGGTTTTCTATAGGACGTGAAAGCTAGAGTTCTCTTAGAAAATGAAACTGTTTTCCATTTAAGCAAACATGCTCTGATGTGTCTATTTTCTGAGCTTTTCATCAAATAAATAGGTCTGTGTTTAGAGAGAATATAGATAGTGAATCATCTTGAACATGGAAATATTTGATTCCATGGCTGGCCCAAACTAGGTTTACTCTTCCACTTTTCTCTAACCTCTGTTTTCTTACATTTGTTTTATAGGATTAAATTGTGCCTTCCCACTTCTAAGCATGAAAGCATACTTGGTGTATATACTACTATGAATAAttgcaattaaaatttttgatgtTGATATTTTTATTGTCAACAGGGGGAAGATGATTCCGATCAGCATCTTGATTTTGCTGGCAGTAATGTGCACCTCATTACTGCCAAGGAGATCTGGGACGAGAAGTTGTCAGAAGCTAGTAAGGATGGAAAAGTAGTAAGTTACTTTGACTTCATTTAAGAATGTAATGAGCATTATTACAACATTTTATGGGGATCATTGCACCACTGTTGTGTTTTGATTGGTGTACATCTTGCAAAGGGACTTTGAAGGCTTTTGCTTTTAGAAAATATGAGATGGTAACCTTTCAAGTAGTTTACTTTAAGAATCAAAACAAGAGAATCTAGTATGCTCATTCTAAATTTCCTTCACATTTGTTTCCCATGAGGATATGCTTGCTTGCAGCCAGCTATTGCGTGTGCtggttaatttttaaattactgCTGCATTAAAAGTTGATTTGATCTGTTTGATCATTATTATTCTGTAAAGTATTTTCAATCTTGTACTGAAGATGGATGTTTCAGGTTGTGGTGAATTTCAGCGCAACATGGTGTGGTCCTTGTAAGGTGATTGCACCATTCTATCGTGAGTTGTCTGAGAAATACCCATCTCTAATGTTCGTGGTGGTTGATGTTGATGAGTTACCGGTGagtgataaaattattttgtgtaCTTGGCAAAGAAAATTGACTAGCATTCCTGATGTTTGGAATCCTGTTTTTTAGCCTTGGGTTAAGTGCTTGCTTATCATCCATCTAAAATCTAAATTGGTGGAACTTTCTGAAATGGTGCTATATTTGCATGATATCATCGTTTTTAACTGTTGTACATACAACATGCAGAGTGCAGATAGATGTTGGATAAACATGGAATAAATATAAGATCAACCTGATTTTGCGACCTATCCAATGAGCACAGATTGTGCTGAACTTAGTAATGGCATTGCATTAGTAATTTAACTTTCCCATGTCTCATTTAATTAGTATGTTTTGGCTTAATTTAAATGTTACTTGGTAAAACAGGAATTCAGCAGTTCATGGGATATCAAAGCTACCCCAACCTTTTTCTTTCTAAGAGATGGGCAGGAAATTGACAAGCTTGTTGGGGCCAACAAGCCAGAGCTGCAGAAGAAGATAACTTCCCTTCTAGACAACGTGGCTGATAGCGTCAAATGACTGTTGTGTTGCTTCGTAATTCGAAAATTTGAGAGTGCAGCAATTAGCATCTTTATCCATTGTGTAGTTTGCTACTTCGATTGTTAATTGTGAGGCTTCCATTTTGCCTGTCATGTAAATACGCCTACTGCCTACATGAAAATTTTGGAATCTGTCAACTGTGAATGAGCAATTCCACTGTATTCTTCTAGTAACTTTGCTTTAAAAATGTGAAATTTGTTTTCATTGTTCATGTCCACCGCAATCATTTTCCCCACTCAACTTCAGGAACCATAACATTTATTCAAACAGATGATTGCGACTTTGTGCTGCTGCACTTCTTGCATGTGCAGGAACTGGGAACTTTGATATGGTCAAGATTGTTATCCATACTTTGAAGCAACTGGATGGCATGGAACTAGGCAGTAATACCAAGTTATgtaaattcataatttttttttttttttagaattttaagGTTTATGAGCCCAAGTTGTAAATCTGCTTCTTCCCGAATTTCTTAACATCTTTTTTCTGAAAGATTCTCAATGCTTAACTTttagtttaatcaaatgttTGTTTAAACCGTCAACTTATATTGCAAAAATTTGCAACCAAATTGATGGTTTGTTACAATCATAAAATATAATCTCTCTAAAATATCATTATGTGGTAATATCTCCCACTAGAAGCCAATTGAGAAGGGCGTGGCTTATATGCATTAGCTTTGGGCGTAtca
Proteins encoded in this region:
- the LOC110623775 gene encoding thioredoxin H9, translating into MGQCLCSDKGEDDSDQHLDFAGSNVHLITAKEIWDEKLSEASKDGKVVVVNFSATWCGPCKVIAPFYRELSEKYPSLMFVVVDVDELPEFSSSWDIKATPTFFFLRDGQEIDKLVGANKPELQKKITSLLDNVADSVK